Proteins encoded in a region of the Aulosira sp. FACHB-615 genome:
- a CDS encoding WD40 repeat domain-containing protein, whose translation MQNCIAGMQMDWISLLQAQQADFLQRIKKPKTYDLSLLDSQVKGCHSEIMAFWGDSLAKIQELSRQQAEIIAKNPPPIPPEYPEPPDWVIPYPKHFQQQAQDYLLREQIVEQVMAERLGKIVKKLPQDTIQNMVLDDEGNLRSESKFTYCLADSPKHSVLVYAADGESFNGIKKDKIRWTVTQDDLRNHQVLIFLCLFYPSNGKLGYEKHAVIAGFLPSNQLELSETKSYVTPSSLLYAGGLSWYLESLTAKKTTKKDILPTVEEQAIAESIQIVSSDHPQKEIIGDWEFWQTLKGHTRGIYCLDFASRCHNGNVTPILASGSRGETKLWDLSKGELIDTLSEAPWIASGLVDDVNSISFSPDGHTLVSVGADSTVKIWHVGAPELIDILHKHNGVVRCTAFTPDGRMVATGGDDRKVLFWDLMQRQVAIALSLDDTAAHALALSPDGKTLVTGSYRKIKVWKTAQLSECSTLQEIEPLHSLTGHSHIVRSLTISIDGQWLISGSWDQTIKIWHLETGRLIRTLKGHTDRVYAIALSPDEQIIASGSADKTIKLWHFNTGELLGTFTGHSNIVTSLAFTTSGDMLVSASLDKTIKIWQRS comes from the coding sequence ATGCAAAATTGTATCGCTGGAATGCAGATGGATTGGATTAGCTTACTTCAAGCCCAGCAAGCTGATTTCCTTCAACGTATTAAAAAACCTAAAACTTACGACCTATCTTTACTGGACAGTCAAGTTAAAGGTTGTCACAGCGAAATTATGGCGTTTTGGGGTGATTCATTGGCAAAAATCCAAGAATTATCACGCCAACAAGCCGAAATTATCGCCAAAAATCCGCCGCCCATCCCGCCAGAATATCCCGAACCGCCTGATTGGGTGATTCCTTATCCCAAACACTTTCAACAACAAGCACAAGATTATCTTTTGCGCGAGCAAATTGTTGAACAAGTGATGGCGGAACGGCTGGGTAAGATAGTGAAAAAGTTGCCCCAAGACACTATTCAAAATATGGTGTTAGATGATGAAGGCAATTTACGCAGCGAAAGTAAATTTACATACTGCCTAGCTGATAGTCCAAAACACAGCGTGTTAGTTTATGCTGCCGATGGCGAAAGTTTTAACGGTATCAAGAAAGATAAAATTAGGTGGACAGTCACTCAAGATGACTTACGCAACCACCAAGTTTTAATTTTCTTGTGTCTGTTTTATCCTTCTAATGGCAAATTAGGCTATGAAAAGCACGCTGTAATTGCTGGGTTTTTGCCGAGTAATCAACTGGAACTCTCGGAAACTAAATCTTATGTGACTCCTAGTAGCCTGTTATATGCAGGGGGATTAAGTTGGTATTTAGAGTCACTCACAGCGAAAAAGACTACTAAAAAAGATATATTGCCAACAGTTGAAGAGCAAGCGATCGCCGAAAGCATTCAAATTGTCTCATCAGATCATCCCCAAAAAGAAATCATTGGTGATTGGGAATTTTGGCAAACATTAAAAGGTCATACTAGAGGGATTTATTGCCTTGATTTTGCTTCCCGTTGTCACAATGGCAATGTCACCCCGATTTTAGCTAGTGGGAGTCGCGGCGAAACCAAACTCTGGGATTTAAGCAAAGGAGAATTAATTGATACATTATCCGAAGCGCCTTGGATAGCATCAGGGTTAGTGGATGATGTAAACTCTATATCTTTCAGCCCCGATGGTCATACATTAGTCAGTGTTGGTGCAGATTCGACAGTGAAAATTTGGCACGTCGGCGCACCAGAATTGATTGATATCCTGCACAAACATAATGGTGTAGTGCGCTGTACCGCCTTTACCCCAGATGGGCGGATGGTAGCCACTGGTGGCGATGATCGAAAAGTTCTGTTTTGGGATTTAATGCAGCGTCAGGTAGCGATCGCTCTATCTTTAGATGATACAGCCGCCCATGCCCTGGCCTTGAGTCCCGACGGCAAAACCTTGGTGACTGGTAGTTACCGCAAAATCAAAGTCTGGAAAACAGCCCAACTTTCAGAATGTAGCACCCTGCAAGAAATCGAACCACTGCACAGCTTAACCGGACATTCTCACATTGTGCGTTCCCTAACTATTAGTATTGATGGACAGTGGTTAATTAGTGGTAGCTGGGATCAGACAATCAAAATCTGGCATTTAGAGACAGGGAGATTAATTCGCACCCTCAAAGGTCATACTGATCGAGTATATGCGATCGCCCTCAGTCCAGATGAGCAAATTATCGCCAGTGGTAGTGCAGATAAAACCATTAAACTCTGGCATTTCAACACCGGAGAATTGCTAGGCACATTTACCGGACATAGCAATATAGTCACATCCCTAGCCTTCACAACTTCTGGTGATATGTTAGTCAGTGCCAGCTTAGATAAAACCATTAAAATCTGGCAGCGTAGTTAA
- a CDS encoding D-alanine--D-alanine ligase, producing MSLLRILHLVGSAYDDFHCELSRLYAQDCLTATAERSRYEFQIAYITPDGLWRFPQSLSLDDIAVAKPMTLFAAIELITAQNIDLVLPQMFCIPGMTHYRALFDVLKIPYIGNTPDVMAIASHKAKAKAIVAAAGVKVPRGELLRPGDKPTISPPAVVKPATSDNSLGIALVKDVAEYEAALKQAFEYASEVIVEEFIELGREVRCGILVKDGKLIGLPLEEYLVDSQKKPIRNYDDKLRKNDDGNLYLTAKDNITAWIVDTHDPITTKVQQVAKKCHQALGCRHYSLFDFRIDPQGEPWFLEAGLYCSFATKSVIPCMAKASGISLNQLFMTSINEALKSSNSSKLHSSLVLSH from the coding sequence ATGTCTTTACTGCGGATTTTACATTTAGTTGGCTCTGCATACGATGATTTTCACTGTGAATTGTCACGCCTTTATGCTCAAGATTGTTTAACAGCAACCGCAGAGCGATCGCGTTATGAATTTCAGATTGCATACATCACACCCGATGGTTTGTGGCGATTTCCTCAATCTCTCAGCCTAGATGATATTGCTGTTGCCAAACCGATGACTTTGTTTGCAGCGATCGAGTTGATTACCGCACAAAACATTGACCTTGTGTTACCACAAATGTTTTGTATTCCGGGAATGACTCACTACCGTGCTTTATTTGATGTACTGAAGATTCCTTACATTGGTAATACTCCAGATGTGATGGCGATCGCATCCCACAAAGCCAAAGCCAAAGCAATTGTCGCGGCGGCTGGGGTAAAAGTACCGCGTGGTGAACTCCTCCGCCCAGGAGACAAACCGACAATTTCACCGCCAGCAGTTGTTAAACCCGCAACTTCGGACAATTCTTTAGGTATTGCCTTGGTAAAAGATGTGGCTGAATATGAGGCTGCACTAAAACAAGCTTTTGAATACGCTTCTGAGGTCATTGTCGAAGAATTTATCGAACTCGGACGCGAAGTTAGATGTGGCATTCTGGTGAAAGATGGGAAACTAATCGGTTTACCTTTAGAAGAGTATTTAGTAGACTCCCAGAAAAAACCCATCCGTAACTATGATGATAAACTCCGCAAAAACGATGATGGTAACTTGTATCTAACCGCCAAAGACAATATCACAGCCTGGATTGTTGATACTCACGACCCCATCACCACAAAAGTTCAGCAAGTGGCTAAAAAATGCCATCAAGCTTTGGGTTGTCGCCACTACAGTTTATTTGATTTCCGCATTGATCCCCAGGGAGAACCTTGGTTTTTAGAAGCAGGTTTATATTGTTCTTTTGCTACTAAAAGTGTAATTCCCTGTATGGCAAAAGCATCAGGCATTTCTTTAAATCAGTTATTCATGACCAGTATTAATGAAGCTTTGAAAAGTTCAAACTCATCTAAATTACATTCGTCCTTGGTCTTGAGTCATTAA